The Lacipirellula parvula genome window below encodes:
- the glgX gene encoding glycogen debranching protein GlgX: protein MRIWPGRPYPLGATWNGKGVNFALYSENATKVELCLYNSPDDDKEAERITLVEHTDMVWHCYLPDIRPGQVYGYRVHGPYEPENGHRFNPNKLLLDPYAKALARTINPTDAISGYILNSKEGDLSFSDLDSGADGPLGCVVDEAFSWGDDRPPNTPSHKTLIYEMHVKGFTKLNEEIPEDLRGTYAGVGSEPAIRFLKELGVTAVEFLPIHAKGDDRPLVERGLINYWGYNTLSFFAPEPTYAAADRPADVLMEFKSMVANLHDAGIEVILDVVYNHTSEGNQMGPTYCFRGIDNASYYRLAPDARYYMDYTGCGNTLSMQNPRVLQLIMDSLRYWVLEMHVDGFRFDLASTLARELHEVNKLGAFFDIIHQDPVLSQVKLIAEPWDLGDGGYQVGNFPILWSEWNGKYRDCVRRFWKGDGGVASEFATRISGSSDLYEWGGRRPHASINFITVHDGFSLNDLVSYDGKHNEANGENNRDGADGNDSWNCGAEGPTDDPKINELRERKKRSMLATLILSQGIPLLLAGDERSHTQQGNNNTYCQDNELTWLSWKLDDRQKKLLEFTKKVIAIWQAQPSFHRRRFFHGKSIRGNEAPEIVWLDPTGKEMSEEAWHTPHMRCLGVHFNGGLVDNDEYGEPIIGDHVVILFNADHATEIPFALPELEGDVEWECLFDTAIEEPKEPPKTATEGKVDAKSIATARAYKLRPCSMAVFTAPAKERAETT, encoded by the coding sequence TACCCCCTCGGCGCCACATGGAACGGCAAAGGCGTCAACTTTGCCCTCTACAGCGAAAACGCCACCAAGGTCGAGCTATGTCTCTACAACTCGCCCGACGATGACAAGGAAGCGGAGCGGATCACGCTCGTCGAACACACCGATATGGTGTGGCACTGCTACCTTCCCGACATCCGCCCGGGGCAGGTGTACGGCTATCGCGTGCACGGGCCGTACGAGCCTGAGAATGGCCACCGCTTCAACCCAAATAAGCTGCTGCTCGATCCTTACGCCAAGGCGCTCGCGCGAACAATCAACCCGACCGACGCGATCTCGGGGTACATCCTCAACAGCAAAGAGGGTGATCTTTCGTTTAGCGATCTCGACAGCGGCGCCGACGGCCCGCTTGGCTGCGTCGTCGATGAAGCGTTTTCGTGGGGCGACGATCGTCCGCCGAACACGCCGTCGCACAAGACGCTTATCTACGAGATGCACGTCAAAGGCTTTACGAAGCTCAACGAAGAGATTCCCGAGGACCTGCGAGGCACCTACGCCGGCGTCGGTTCGGAACCGGCGATTCGCTTTCTGAAAGAACTCGGCGTCACGGCGGTCGAGTTCCTGCCGATCCACGCGAAAGGCGACGACCGCCCGCTTGTGGAGCGCGGCCTCATTAATTACTGGGGCTACAACACGCTCAGCTTCTTCGCACCGGAGCCGACCTACGCTGCCGCCGATCGGCCCGCCGACGTGTTGATGGAGTTCAAGTCGATGGTGGCCAACCTCCACGACGCCGGCATCGAGGTGATTCTCGACGTGGTTTATAACCACACGTCCGAGGGGAACCAGATGGGCCCCACCTATTGCTTCCGCGGCATCGACAACGCCAGCTACTACCGCCTAGCGCCCGACGCTCGCTACTACATGGATTACACCGGTTGCGGCAACACGCTCAGCATGCAGAATCCGCGGGTGCTGCAGCTGATCATGGACAGCCTCCGCTACTGGGTGTTGGAGATGCACGTCGACGGTTTCCGCTTCGACCTCGCGAGCACCCTCGCCCGCGAACTGCACGAAGTGAACAAGCTGGGGGCGTTCTTCGACATCATTCATCAAGACCCGGTGCTCAGCCAAGTGAAGCTCATCGCCGAGCCGTGGGATCTCGGCGACGGCGGCTACCAGGTCGGCAACTTCCCCATCCTCTGGTCGGAGTGGAACGGCAAGTACCGCGATTGCGTCCGCCGCTTCTGGAAAGGTGACGGCGGCGTCGCGTCGGAATTCGCCACCCGCATCAGCGGTTCGAGCGATCTCTACGAGTGGGGCGGTCGCCGGCCGCACGCGAGCATCAACTTCATCACGGTTCACGACGGCTTCTCGCTCAACGACCTCGTATCATACGACGGCAAGCACAACGAAGCGAACGGCGAGAACAACCGCGACGGCGCCGACGGCAACGACAGTTGGAACTGCGGCGCCGAAGGACCGACCGACGATCCGAAGATCAACGAACTGCGCGAGCGGAAGAAACGCTCGATGCTCGCCACGCTGATTCTTTCGCAAGGCATTCCGCTGCTCCTCGCCGGCGACGAGCGGAGCCACACGCAGCAAGGCAACAACAACACCTACTGCCAGGACAACGAACTGACGTGGCTCAGCTGGAAGCTCGACGATCGCCAGAAGAAGCTGCTTGAATTCACCAAGAAGGTGATCGCCATCTGGCAAGCTCAGCCAAGCTTCCACCGTCGCCGCTTCTTCCACGGCAAGTCGATCCGCGGCAACGAGGCGCCTGAAATCGTCTGGCTCGATCCGACCGGCAAGGAGATGAGCGAGGAGGCGTGGCACACCCCCCACATGCGTTGCCTCGGCGTTCACTTCAACGGCGGCCTGGTCGATAACGACGAATACGGCGAGCCGATCATCGGCGACCACGTCGTCATCCTCTTCAACGCCGACCACGCGACGGAGATTCCGTTCGCGCTGCCGGAACTCGAAGGGGACGTCGAATGGGAATGTCTGTTCGACACGGCAATCGAAGAGCCGAAGGAGCCGCCCAAGACGGCGACCGAGGGGAAGGTCGACGCGAAGAGCATCGCCACCGCGCGGGCGTACAAGCTGCGACCTTGCTCGATGGCCGTGTTCACGGCGCCGGCGAAGGAGCGTGCGGAAACGACTTAG
- a CDS encoding cation transporter → MNQLIRTLAALSTLTAFSLAGSAARADETVTIDGVHICCKGCAVAIEKAVAKTAEDKEHPAEVKCAVDSDAGKVELVAADTAAIQAAVDQIAAAGFHGKLSSKEVKWPKAKAPKGKVTSLEVTAVHNCCGACTKAIKAALAECEGVTADTCKPKEESFVIEGDFDAKAALKALHKAGFHASLPEKK, encoded by the coding sequence ATGAATCAGCTCATCCGCACGTTAGCCGCCCTATCCACGCTCACCGCTTTCTCTCTGGCTGGTAGCGCCGCCCGCGCCGACGAAACCGTCACGATCGACGGCGTCCACATTTGCTGCAAAGGCTGCGCGGTCGCCATCGAGAAGGCCGTCGCCAAGACGGCTGAGGACAAGGAACACCCGGCTGAAGTAAAGTGCGCCGTCGACAGCGACGCCGGCAAGGTGGAACTCGTCGCCGCCGATACAGCCGCCATTCAAGCCGCCGTCGATCAAATCGCCGCCGCCGGCTTCCACGGCAAACTCAGCAGCAAAGAAGTGAAGTGGCCGAAGGCGAAGGCGCCGAAGGGCAAGGTCACCAGCCTAGAGGTCACCGCCGTCCACAACTGCTGCGGCGCCTGCACGAAGGCGATCAAAGCGGCCCTTGCCGAATGCGAAGGCGTCACGGCCGACACTTGCAAGCCGAAGGAAGAGTCGTTCGTCATCGAAGGCGACTTCGATGCGAAGGCTGCACTGAAGGCCCTCCACAAAGCCGGCTTCCACGCGAGCCTGCCGGAGAAGAAGTAA
- a CDS encoding bifunctional serine/threonine-protein kinase/formylglycine-generating enzyme family protein, whose product MASADELDRLDRELSDLSLAAVVRVDQLADEFEAELRAGRMPDAAAYVARLEQGGDAARLLGEHLQHLAAELSNPTAGEAGSSGFAAPQQVGEYRILERLGAGGMGIVFQARHQRLDRLVALKFPRYASLLEADAAARFVREAKLLGQLEHPHIVRALDAGDSPYGPYLVTEFIAGETVEQLVRREGALPWRRAFELAAEAANGLAHAHARQIIHRDVKPSNLLLDERGVVRVVDFGLAKTMIADAESDVSTAAGQATDFSRAADFQATGAGAFLGTVGFAAPEQLGASVEIGPTADVYSLGCVIYFMLRGEAPHRGSLADRLRAEGKRGATLMLERADVPREVEAAWRRFVAPRPEDRVPTMAEAERLLRQALAGELPAERDAERCTRRAAFAAVGVAVISGVAWQTWRANRSGVGSSRRALPSGPAPPVAKSPLTAERLREIQQAWARYLDLPLRWQSPGGAPLVLLPPGEFAMGLGDEELATALPPEGDWRYRTAELEDALHRPQHRVVISRPFYFGETEVTNAQFRKFVEAADYVTDCERSSGWGREDKGWVKRRGYSWKNLGQRVCVDDYPVMNVTWNDAIAYCEWLSSLEPERTFRLPTEAEWEYAARAGSDSHYHFGDDSTMLGEHAWFGDNSEGLYRAVATRQANPFGLYDLYGNRQEWCLDGYEVDFYEQSPTVDPVCEARGVERVMRGGAHTDLARFCSAVTRWGQEADNPGAAGMRIVSEIA is encoded by the coding sequence GTGGCGTCAGCAGACGAACTAGATCGACTCGATCGCGAGTTGAGCGATCTGTCGCTAGCGGCGGTCGTGCGCGTCGATCAATTGGCGGATGAATTCGAGGCGGAGTTGCGCGCGGGGCGAATGCCGGACGCGGCGGCATATGTGGCGCGGCTTGAGCAAGGGGGCGATGCGGCACGATTGCTGGGCGAGCATTTGCAGCACCTCGCTGCGGAGTTATCGAACCCGACAGCCGGCGAGGCGGGGAGTAGCGGGTTCGCGGCGCCGCAGCAGGTCGGCGAGTATCGCATCCTCGAGCGGCTGGGCGCCGGCGGGATGGGGATTGTGTTTCAGGCGCGGCATCAGCGGCTCGATCGGCTCGTGGCGCTGAAGTTCCCACGATATGCGTCGCTGCTTGAAGCGGATGCGGCCGCGCGGTTCGTGCGCGAGGCGAAGCTCCTCGGGCAGTTGGAGCATCCCCACATTGTGCGTGCGCTCGATGCGGGCGATTCGCCGTATGGGCCGTACTTGGTCACCGAGTTCATCGCCGGCGAAACCGTGGAGCAGTTGGTGCGCCGCGAAGGGGCGCTGCCGTGGCGACGGGCGTTCGAACTGGCGGCGGAAGCGGCGAACGGACTAGCGCATGCCCACGCGCGGCAGATTATTCACCGCGACGTGAAGCCTTCGAACTTGTTGCTTGACGAGCGCGGCGTCGTGCGGGTCGTCGACTTTGGGCTCGCGAAGACGATGATCGCGGATGCGGAGTCAGATGTTTCGACGGCGGCGGGGCAGGCGACAGATTTTTCACGAGCGGCTGACTTTCAAGCGACAGGCGCCGGTGCGTTCTTGGGAACCGTCGGCTTCGCGGCGCCGGAGCAGCTTGGCGCCAGCGTCGAGATCGGTCCGACGGCCGATGTGTACTCGCTGGGATGCGTCATCTACTTCATGTTGCGGGGCGAGGCGCCCCATCGCGGAAGCTTGGCCGATCGCTTGCGGGCCGAGGGGAAGCGTGGTGCGACGCTCATGCTGGAGCGGGCCGACGTGCCGCGCGAGGTCGAAGCGGCGTGGCGGCGGTTCGTGGCGCCGCGGCCGGAGGATCGCGTGCCGACGATGGCCGAGGCGGAGCGGCTGTTGCGGCAGGCGCTGGCGGGCGAGTTGCCCGCGGAACGCGACGCAGAGCGCTGTACGCGGAGAGCGGCGTTCGCGGCTGTGGGGGTGGCGGTGATCAGTGGGGTTGCGTGGCAAACATGGCGAGCGAATCGCAGCGGCGTTGGCAGCTCGCGCCGAGCGCTGCCGAGCGGACCGGCTCCGCCAGTAGCGAAGTCGCCGCTTACTGCCGAGCGGCTGCGCGAGATCCAACAGGCATGGGCCCGCTATCTCGATCTGCCGCTCCGCTGGCAGTCGCCGGGCGGGGCGCCGCTGGTGCTGTTGCCGCCGGGGGAGTTTGCGATGGGACTCGGCGACGAGGAGCTGGCGACCGCGCTGCCGCCGGAGGGGGATTGGCGTTATCGCACGGCGGAACTGGAGGACGCGCTCCATCGGCCGCAGCACCGGGTCGTCATTAGCCGGCCGTTTTACTTTGGCGAAACGGAGGTGACGAACGCCCAGTTCCGCAAGTTCGTCGAGGCCGCCGACTACGTGACCGACTGCGAACGGAGCAGCGGTTGGGGCCGCGAGGACAAAGGGTGGGTGAAGCGTCGCGGTTACTCGTGGAAGAATTTGGGGCAGCGCGTGTGCGTGGACGATTACCCGGTGATGAACGTCACCTGGAACGACGCCATCGCGTACTGCGAGTGGCTGTCGTCGCTCGAACCGGAGCGCACGTTCCGCTTGCCGACGGAAGCGGAGTGGGAGTACGCCGCGCGGGCTGGATCAGACTCGCACTACCACTTCGGCGATGATTCCACGATGCTTGGCGAGCATGCGTGGTTTGGCGACAACTCCGAGGGGCTGTATCGCGCGGTGGCGACGCGGCAGGCCAATCCGTTCGGGCTGTACGATCTGTACGGCAACCGGCAGGAGTGGTGTCTCGACGGGTACGAGGTCGATTTTTACGAGCAGTCGCCGACGGTTGATCCGGTATGCGAAGCGCGCGGCGTCGAACGGGTGATGCGCGGCGGGGCGCATACCGATCTCGCGCGGTTTTGTTCGGCCGTGACCCGTTGGGGGCAGGAGGCCGACAATCCGGGGGCGGCGGGGATGCGGATTGTTAGCGAGATTGCGTAG
- a CDS encoding ECF-type sigma factor yields MPESVGSITRLIPELRERNEAAILALWRRYGLRIENLARPLLVGISPGVGDAEDVAQSAFHAFCRAAADGGAAELADRDDLWRLLATISRNKATDRIRRDLRLRRGGQATISDNGLSAAADGEPSPEEVAVLRDELQRLFEQLDLHGDPTLHATATLRLEGASNEEIALQLGCTTRTVQRKLHLVERLWRQQTN; encoded by the coding sequence ATGCCCGAGTCCGTTGGCTCCATCACGCGATTGATTCCCGAGCTGCGCGAGCGGAACGAGGCGGCGATTCTTGCGCTGTGGCGGCGGTACGGGCTGCGGATCGAGAATCTCGCGCGGCCGCTGCTGGTGGGCATTTCGCCTGGCGTCGGCGACGCCGAAGATGTGGCGCAAAGCGCGTTCCATGCGTTCTGCCGGGCAGCGGCCGACGGCGGCGCGGCCGAACTGGCTGACCGCGACGACCTGTGGCGGCTGCTGGCGACGATCTCGCGCAATAAGGCCACCGATCGCATTCGCCGCGACCTGCGGTTGCGTCGCGGGGGGCAGGCGACAATCAGCGACAACGGACTTAGCGCGGCAGCCGACGGCGAGCCTTCGCCAGAAGAAGTGGCTGTGCTGCGCGACGAACTGCAACGGCTGTTCGAGCAACTCGACCTGCATGGCGACCCGACGCTGCATGCGACGGCGACGCTGCGCTTGGAAGGAGCATCGAACGAAGAGATCGCCCTCCAGCTCGGCTGCACGACGCGGACGGTGCAGCGGAAGCTTCATCTGGTGGAGCGGCTGTGGCGTCAGCAGACGAACTAG
- a CDS encoding PEP-CTERM sorting domain-containing protein (PEP-CTERM proteins occur, often in large numbers, in the proteomes of bacteria that also encode an exosortase, a predicted intramembrane cysteine proteinase. The presence of a PEP-CTERM domain at a protein's C-terminus predicts cleavage within the sorting domain, followed by covalent anchoring to some some component of the (usually Gram-negative) cell surface. Many PEP-CTERM proteins exhibit an unusual sequence composition that includes large numbers of potential glycosylation sites. Expression of one such protein has been shown restore the ability of a bacterium to form floc, a type of biofilm.) encodes MSFSTPHCLALRFHSRTLLVAALAAALAPTSAVHAAVKSWSAGNGNWATGGNWSPAGVPGAADDVLIGPHINAANEIVTLNANASVDSLTIIDGMTLRTATGHLVVAGTTQVGGQNIVGPSTFASRLRVEDGVAGVDFSTDNLTVTNFGRATLEDDASVIVQEVATIGADAVLIGHGAVYFGGSTGTVLANDGTIEAGPGGLTLYQTSGGRFDLDGVSGAGALVVNSGGGNGLVFYGDQLTDSFSSSITMGSNSLLEMNFTGGWSAGSASSLLVVGAGNLPTSIVDGSHVNWSGEVDVTGDHGRLRFDADVTLGAATVANVNADDELEFAGATEIQGGDYNLATGAELRFTGDVTVAGGTFSTAGVANNSGRVSFLGPSTWQGAVTLSGRSRVAGMAIVSAATTIDADQFDMDGAGGTTIWDVNAALTVNADQIDEADNQFGGAIEVSGSPTSRLTLNLADPEAAWEMQGTLDLAGGSPLYYTRIAGSRMNFGGSMNVTDSNVAIAAPVTFLSGSLVNLAAAGSDLRFNGETLLQSGVDVNGQGWLHNNAAGAGMTLANGVTFGQAGLDNQSRLIIGDHGPGQAFVDRLTSGADATLQVHVGGTTPGTELSNLTVTGGTAQLDGALAVTLASEGGWTFAPELGDVFTILTAPGGIVGQFDDLIQPVGLPTGMRFVAQYTANSVRLLADDTFAGDFDRDGDVDGADLAVWRTAYGLNDYADANSDGTSDGADFLVWQRQYGLGAPVAMVMAIPEPTTAMLLLVATATMTTVRHRKR; translated from the coding sequence ATGAGTTTCTCGACACCCCACTGCCTCGCACTCCGTTTCCACAGCCGCACACTGCTGGTGGCCGCTCTCGCAGCAGCGCTGGCGCCAACATCCGCCGTTCACGCTGCCGTCAAATCGTGGTCCGCCGGCAACGGCAACTGGGCCACCGGCGGCAATTGGTCGCCCGCGGGCGTCCCCGGCGCGGCCGACGACGTCCTCATCGGTCCGCACATCAACGCGGCAAATGAAATCGTCACGCTCAACGCCAACGCCAGCGTCGATTCGCTCACCATCATCGACGGCATGACGCTCCGCACCGCCACCGGCCACCTTGTCGTCGCCGGCACGACGCAAGTCGGCGGCCAGAACATCGTCGGTCCGTCGACGTTCGCCTCACGGCTGCGCGTCGAAGACGGCGTCGCCGGCGTCGATTTTTCGACCGACAACCTCACCGTCACCAACTTCGGCCGCGCGACGCTCGAAGACGACGCGTCGGTGATCGTCCAAGAGGTCGCCACCATCGGCGCCGACGCCGTCCTCATCGGTCACGGCGCCGTCTACTTTGGCGGAAGCACAGGTACGGTCCTCGCCAATGACGGCACCATCGAAGCAGGCCCCGGCGGCCTCACTCTCTACCAAACCTCCGGCGGGCGGTTCGACCTCGACGGAGTCAGCGGCGCCGGCGCGCTCGTCGTCAACTCCGGCGGCGGCAACGGGCTCGTCTTCTACGGCGATCAACTCACCGATTCGTTCAGCAGCTCCATCACGATGGGCTCCAACTCCCTGCTTGAGATGAACTTCACCGGCGGTTGGAGCGCCGGTTCCGCCAGCTCGCTCCTCGTCGTCGGCGCGGGCAACCTGCCAACCTCGATCGTCGACGGCAGCCACGTCAATTGGTCCGGCGAAGTCGACGTCACCGGCGATCACGGCCGCTTGCGCTTCGACGCCGACGTCACGCTGGGCGCTGCGACGGTAGCCAACGTGAATGCTGACGACGAGCTCGAATTCGCCGGCGCCACCGAGATCCAGGGCGGCGACTACAACCTCGCCACTGGCGCCGAGCTTCGCTTCACCGGCGACGTCACCGTCGCCGGCGGAACCTTCTCCACCGCTGGCGTCGCCAACAACAGCGGCCGCGTCAGCTTCCTCGGCCCGTCAACCTGGCAAGGCGCCGTCACGCTCAGCGGTCGCTCGCGCGTTGCCGGCATGGCGATCGTCTCCGCCGCGACGACGATCGACGCCGACCAGTTCGACATGGACGGCGCCGGCGGCACGACCATCTGGGACGTTAACGCCGCGCTTACCGTCAACGCCGACCAAATCGACGAAGCGGACAACCAGTTCGGTGGCGCCATCGAAGTGAGCGGCAGTCCGACAAGCCGCCTCACGCTCAACCTCGCTGATCCTGAAGCCGCCTGGGAAATGCAAGGCACGCTCGACCTCGCCGGCGGCTCGCCCCTCTACTACACCCGCATCGCCGGCTCGCGCATGAACTTCGGCGGCTCGATGAACGTCACCGACTCCAACGTTGCGATCGCCGCCCCCGTCACGTTTTTGTCCGGCAGCCTCGTCAACCTGGCCGCCGCCGGCTCCGACCTGCGCTTCAACGGCGAAACGCTCCTCCAATCAGGCGTCGACGTCAACGGCCAGGGCTGGCTCCACAACAACGCCGCCGGCGCCGGCATGACGCTCGCCAACGGCGTGACGTTCGGGCAAGCAGGCCTCGACAATCAAAGCCGACTCATCATCGGCGACCACGGCCCCGGCCAAGCGTTCGTCGACCGGCTCACCAGCGGCGCCGACGCGACGCTGCAAGTCCACGTCGGCGGCACGACGCCCGGCACGGAACTTTCGAACCTCACCGTCACCGGCGGCACGGCCCAACTCGACGGCGCCCTCGCCGTGACGCTTGCCTCGGAAGGAGGGTGGACGTTCGCCCCTGAGCTCGGCGACGTCTTCACGATCCTCACGGCCCCCGGCGGCATCGTCGGCCAGTTCGACGACCTCATTCAACCGGTCGGCCTTCCCACTGGCATGCGGTTCGTGGCGCAGTACACCGCCAACAGCGTCCGCCTGCTCGCCGACGACACCTTCGCCGGCGACTTCGATCGCGACGGCGACGTCGATGGCGCCGACCTCGCCGTGTGGCGCACCGCCTACGGCCTCAACGACTACGCCGACGCGAACAGCGACGGCACAAGCGACGGCGCCGACTTCCTCGTCTGGCAACGGCAGTACGGCTTGGGGGCGCCCGTAGCGATGGTGATGGCCATCCCCGAACCGACGACGGCGATGCTGCTGCTCGTCGCCACCGCGACAATGACAACGGTTCGCCACCGCAAGCGCTGA
- a CDS encoding BlaI/MecI/CopY family transcriptional regulator — protein sequence MAKSPRHVTDAELAVLKTLWDAAPLAAREIVERLYPDGSPSDVATVQKLISRLEAKGLVKRERATPAHLFRATITAEAFAGEQLEAMAEKLSDGSLTPFVMHLVNARGLTRRERQELRKLLGE from the coding sequence ATGGCTAAATCGCCGCGACACGTCACCGACGCCGAGCTCGCCGTCCTCAAGACGCTCTGGGACGCCGCGCCGCTCGCCGCCCGCGAGATCGTCGAGCGCCTCTACCCCGACGGCTCGCCCTCCGACGTCGCGACCGTGCAGAAGCTGATCAGCCGCCTCGAAGCCAAGGGGCTCGTCAAACGCGAGCGGGCGACGCCGGCCCATCTGTTTCGCGCGACGATCACCGCCGAGGCCTTTGCCGGCGAACAGCTCGAAGCAATGGCCGAGAAACTGAGCGACGGCTCGCTCACGCCGTTCGTGATGCACCTCGTCAATGCCCGCGGCCTCACCCGCCGCGAGCGGCAAGAACTGCGAAAATTGCTCGGAGAGTAA